In Aegilops tauschii subsp. strangulata cultivar AL8/78 chromosome 3, Aet v6.0, whole genome shotgun sequence, one genomic interval encodes:
- the LOC109744220 gene encoding extradiol ring-cleavage dioxygenase, producing MGQTHSQAKPKPEDRHATPQPRADDHHQEHPEAATGRRPPAAPAMDTFFLSHGSPTLSIDEAIPARSFFQSWLPAAVAGSERPRAILIVSAHWETATPAVNVVRGANDTIHDFYGFPKSMYQLKYPAPGAPDLAKRTKELLEQGGFGPVKEDRSRGLDHGAWVPLMLMYPDADIPVCQLSVQPDRDAAYHYNLGRALAPLREEGVLVLGSGSATHNLRKMGPSGSPPPQWASDFDTWLKDSLLGGRYDDVNRYEEKAPNAKTAHPRPEHLYPLHVALGAAGDESKAELIHSSWTNASLSYASYRFTAKN from the exons ATGGGGCAGACCCACAGCCAAGCCAAGCCCAAACCGGAGGACAGGCACGCGACTCCACAGCCGCGCgccgacgaccaccaccaggagcACCCAGAAGCCGCCACCGGGAGGCGCCCGCCGGCCGCGCCGGCCATGGACACCTTCTTCCTGTCGCACGGCTCGCCGACGCTCTCCATCGACGAGGCGATCCCGGCGCGGAGCTTCTTCCAGTCGTGGCTGCCCGCGGCCGTCGCGGGCTCGGAGCGGCCGCGCGCCATCCTGATCGTGTCCGCCCACTGGGAGACGGCCACGCCGGCCGTCAACGTCGTCCGCGGCGCCAACGACACCATCCACGACTTCTACGGCTTCCCCAAGTCCATGTACCAG CTCAAGTACCCTGCGCCGGGCGCCCCTGATCTGGCCAAGCGGACCAAGGAGCTCCTGGAGCAAGGCGGGTTCGGGCCGGTGAAGGAGGACCGGAGCCGCGGGCTGGACCACGGCGCGTGGGTGCCGCTGATGCTCATGTACCCGGACGCCGACATCCCGGTGTGCCAGCTCTCGGTGCAGCCCGACCGCGACGCCGCCTACCACTACAACCTCGGCAGGGCGCTGGCGCCGCTCAGGGAGGAgggcgtcctcgtcctcggctcCGGCAGCGCCACCCACAACCTCCGCAAGATGGGGCCTtccggctcgccgccgccgcagTGGGCCTCCGACTTCGACACCTGGCTCAAGGACTCGCTTCTCGGCGGCAG GTACGACGACGTGAACCGGTACGAGGAGAAGGCGCCGAACGCCAAGACGGCTCACCCGCGGCCGGAGCACCTCTACCCGCTGCACGTCGCGCTCGGCGCCGCCGGCGACGAGTCCAAGGCGGAGCTGATCCACAGTAGCTGGACAAACGCCTCCCTCTCGTACGCCTCGTATCGTTTCACCGCCAAGAACTGA